The following coding sequences are from one Haliotis asinina isolate JCU_RB_2024 chromosome 3, JCU_Hal_asi_v2, whole genome shotgun sequence window:
- the LOC137277216 gene encoding uncharacterized protein yields MATHQTKMRWSADLDVECQSEMVHDCERKMATCFDHTSVNRGRNDMHLSISACNDECSVGGKCLNQRRVSLDDNEYCDGNYLNACCTNHSSLRLDTSDGQLDNGHISKNTAQPPSIIVQCRNIYTAIGHASTTDHTQLAGRLLAQLSVTQGEAKAVEAATRGQSACEAWYFHRRGRITASNFAKVVDCVKFEYKKGSVVKKLLEDIRYPTSTWGLEHEKTALDAYKSRISSYHGKLKLNHCGFVINPQFPHLGASPDSWVECMCCGVGVVEVKCPFPALRPRSTSKCSFHFLNPHQKAMPCCPSSLPRDHVYYCQVQGQIAVCDVQYCDFVCWSPDDIHVERITRDDHFIHSIKKDLDSFYECNMIPAILSLVEGLA; encoded by the coding sequence ATGGCTACACATCAAACCAAGATGAGATGGTCTGCAGACTTGGATGTAGAATGCCAATCTGAGATGGTACATGATTGTGAGAGGAAGATGGCAACATGCTTTGACCATACATCGGTGAACCGTGGCAGAAACGACATGCATCTTTCTATTAGTGCATGTAATGATGAATGTTCTGTTGGGGGTAAATGCTTGAATCAGAGGAGAGTGTCACTGGATGACAATGAGTACTGTGATGGAAACTATTTAAACGCTTGCTGCACCAATCATTCATCTCTGAGACTAGATACGTCTGATGGACAGCTAGATAACGGTCACATCTCTAAGAACACAGCGCAGCCTCCCTCCATCATAGTCCAGTGCCGGAACATCTACACGGCCATCGGGCATGCAAGCACGACTGATCACACACAGTTAGCTGGGAGACTGCTTGCACAGCTGTCTGTAACACAGGGAGAGGCGAAGGCAGTGGAAGCTGCCACCAGGGGCCAGTCTGCATGTGAGGCCTGGTACTTCCACCGACGAGGAAGGATTACTGCTTCCAACTTTGCTAAAGTTGTTGACTGTGTGAAGTTTGAATACAAAAAGGGATCGGTTGTGAAGAAACTTCTGGAAGATATCCGCTACCCTACTTCAACATGGGGCCTTGAGCATGAGAAAACTGCACTGGATGCTTACAAAAGCAGGATCTCCagttaccatggtaaactgAAGCTAAACCATTGTGGTTTTGTGATCAACCCCCAGTTCCCTCACTTGGGTGCTTCTCCGGATTCCTGGGTGGAATGTATGTGTTGTGGAGTGGGCGTTGTAGAGGTGAAATGTCCATTTCCTGCCTTGAGACCACGCTCTACCTCCAAGTGTTCCTTCCACTTCCTGAACCCCCACCAGAAGGCCATGCCCTGCTGTCCCAGCTCACTGCCACGTGACCATGTCTATTATTGTCAAGTCCAGGGGCAGATAGCAGTGTGTGATGTGCAGTACTGTGACTTTGTCTGCTGGTCGCCTGATGACATTCACGTTGAGCGTATCACCCGTGATGATCATTTCATTCACAGTATCAAGAAGGACTTGGACTCCTTTTATGAGTGCAACATGATTCCAGCCATCCTGTCCTTGGTGGAGGGATTAGCATGA